TTTGAGGTCGCCAGTGTGAACGATGGAACCATAAGGTGTTTGGACGATAACACCCATAGCGTCTGGAATGGTGTGAGTAACAGCGAAGAATTTTACTTTCAAATTGCCTAAAGTGATAGTTTCTTCTTTTTCTACGACTTTAATATTTAGTTTTGGAACATGTTGGAATTCCTCTTGTCTTTTTTGAATGAGAACAGAAGTGAGCATGCGTGTATACAAAGGTGGATTGCCTATACGTGGCATGATATAAGGAATGCCCCCGATATGGTCAAGGTGACCGTGAGTGATGATAACAGCACGAATCTTGCCCTGTCTTTCTTCAAGATATTTTGTATTTGGCAAGATGTAATCTATACCTGGAGTATTTTCATCTTTGAATTGAAAGCCGATATCAATGACGATTATATCGTTGCCGTATTCTATAGCCGTCATATTACGTCCAATCTCTTCTACACCTCCTAATGGAACGATACGGATAGAATCTGGAGCTAAAGCAGGAATAATATCTTCACCTTTACTGTGTGTGAGAGAACGGGCTGGACTTGGTCTACGACCACCTCCGCGTGATTCTTTACGCATAACATTCATACGTGCACCAGCAATGTGACGCAATATCTCTGGATTTTTGCGGATAGCTTTGCCCATGACGATACGGTGTGGGTTTGCTTGCCCCGTGCTTGCTTGCCCCGAGCTCGTCGAGCGGGTTGAGCCTGTCGAGGTGGTCAGAGGGGTTGACGGTGTTTTTATTGGAGTCCTTGCTGTATTTAATGGAACATTTGAAGTGAAAGTTCTAACCGGAGCAGGTTTTTTATTTTGTTGTGGGTTTTGTTGATTGTTCATGATTATTTATTTGCGAATATTTTCCAAACTTTTTCTGTTACTAGATACCAGTTGGTAATAGAATTTAGACGATCTGATGGTATGGTCACATTATTTAAATCTATCTTTCCTGAATTTACAGCTCGTAGATTCTTTGGTATGGCGTAAGTAAAGTTTGGTGAATATAAGAAGACAGCAGGTATGTCTGCACGAATGAGCTGGTCTAGTTCTTTATATTTATTCTTACGGGCTTCATCATCGTTTGTACTACGGATGTTTTCTAGCAAAGCATCAACTTTATTATTGACGTACATTGAAACGTTCAAACCAGGAGAGTTTCTCTGTGAGGAGTGCCAAAATGCATAGACATCGTGATCTTTGCCTATCAATTGACCGAATAGGAGAGCGTCATATTTACGTGGGCGAATGATGTTTTGATAAAGGTCAGATGGCTCAAAGACTTTGATTCCAACTTTTGCGCCGAGTGCATTCCAATAATCTTTAACCATTTCAGCAGCTTTCTTTAGGTCAGGTGTATCTGCTGTATAAATATCAAAAGATAATGTTTGAATAGTATTTTTTGCGCCCTTTTTCTCATAAATTCCTGTTGTAGGGTTTTTACTCCAGCCGGCTTTTTCTAGAATGGACTTAGCTTTTGCTAAATCTGGTTTATCAAAAGATGCTGGACTATTTGCAGATTTTGAAGCAATCATTCCAGATGGTAATGGACCCTGAATAGCTATCCCGTAGTCATTAAAAATAGATTTGATAATTAAAGAACGATCTACAGAAATATCTAGAGCTTGGCGGACATTTTTATCAGCCAATACAGGATTGTTACTTTGATTGAAAAATACCCCGAATATTCTGGATAGTGGTGTAGAAAGAACAGAGTAAGTATCTTCATAATCTGTTGAGATCTTTTTTGCTTGATCTGGTGAAATAGAAGACAGACTATCAATGGTCTCATTTTCCAAAGCGAAGATGGCTTTTTCTATATCAGAGAAAAAATTGAAAGTTATTGCATCTAAATATGGCTTTTTTGCATAATATTGTTTTGAGACTACGAGTTTGTATTGGCTTGGAATGCCTCCTGCGTCACGAATGAGAGATTTGAGTTTGTAAGGTCCGGAACCGATTGGCTCAATGTTATATTCAGAAAGGCCAAATTGATCGTCATTTAGATTATTCCAAATATGTTTTGGTAATATACCAATAGTAGTGTTAGTTATGAAAGGACTATATGGTTGTTTTAGAGTGAATTTGATCTCGTTGGGCGATATAGCGGTGACCACGACGTCTTTCCAATCGCCTCGGCGAGGACTTTTCAGAGCAATATTTTGAATTTTTTGAATGGTAAAGACAATGTCATTTGTCGTTAGTGGAGTTCCATCGTGGAAGTATGTTCCTGGACGTAATTTGAATGAATAAGTGAGGCCATCTTCTGATATTTTGTATGATTCGGCCAAATCTGTGACAAGATCACCGTTGTTATATTTCATCAATCCTGAATAGATAAGGGTGGAGATATCACGATCAACATCTGTTACGACTAAAACAGGATTGATAACATGTGGTAGACCAATAACACCTTCACGTAATTCACCGCCATGTTTTGGAATCTCTGTCATAAAGCTGTTGTTGACCATTCCGGCTAACATCAGAGCTGAAAATCCAGCGATGATAATAAGTACACCGAAGATAGTTTTCTCTGTTGCTGAGAAATTCTTTATATAATTTAATATTTTGGAACCGTTTTTTAGGCGGAATTCTGTAGGGGATGAAGGGTTCACGGTGAGGTTAGGTGTGTCATTCCCGCGAAGGCGGGAATCTAGGATTATTACGAGTAAACAGTTTTATAAAATAATTTGAATGGTTGAGTTAAGAGGTAAGAATTTCTAATTACTAATTTTTAATTTCTAAGAAATGACCAAATACCAATTCTCAATGTTTGGAACTTAGAAATTGGGGTTTTCTTAGAAATTAGTAATTAAAAATTAGAAATTCGCAGTTGTGGTTAGATAAGACTAATCAATGCTGAAACAGCAAAAAGGATGGCAATAATAATGGTTGTAGTAAACAAGACCTTTTCAAATCCGCGTCGTGTGTGGAATGCTGAACTGAAATTGTCACTGCCTCCGAAGGCCCCACCTACTTGATTTCCGGTCTTTTGGAGCAAGATAACAACAACCAAAACGACTGACAGAATTATCTGAAAATAGGGGAGAAGTGACTTCATTGGTTATGATGTTAGCATATGTTGGATTTTTTGCAACTTTGTTGTCATTCCCGCGAAGGCGGGAATCCAGGATTATTACGAATCAATAATCTCTATTCTGTGGTAACCATAGATCTACTGGTCCATTTGATACGATTTTGCTAAATCGTCTTCGCGGGAATGACACAAGACTCCTTGCGTCATCGCGTATTCTGTATATAATAACTTTACTATTAGTAATAATCTAAAAACATGAAAGATATATCCAAAAAGATAAAACCACTGCAAGATAGAATTCTAATAAAAGAAGACGGTGAAAGTAAAGAAAAAAGGACTTCTTCAGGCATTATCATTCCTGTAACAGTAAATGAAGATAAAGGTAGTAAAAGAGGCGAGGTTGTAGCTGTTGGTTCTGGAAGATACGAAGATGGTAAACTTATTCCTATAGGTGTCAAAGAAGGTGATAAAGTGCTTTTCCAGTGGGGTGATAAGGTTAAGATTGGAGAAGAAGAATATTATATAGTGAAAGAGAGTGAAGTGTTGGCAATTATTAAGTAGAGTTAGGAGATAAGAGTTAAGAGTTAAGATTAATCACAAATCACATTGTTTTTATTTCTTACCTCCTACCTCTTACCTCTAATAACTAAACCCTATGTCCAAAAAAATCCTCTATAACGAATCTGCTCGTAAAGCTCTCAAAAATGGTGTTGACGCTGTTGCAAATGTTGTGAAGATAACTATCGGTCCACGTGGACGTAATGTTGTGTTGGACAGAGGTTACGGATCGCCAACCATTACAAATGACGGCGTTTCCATTGCCAAAGATATAGTTTTGAAAGATAAATTTGAAAATATGGGTGCAGAGATAGTAAAGGAAGTAGCTTCTAAAACCAACGATATTGCTGGAGACGGAACTACTACCGCTACCATCCTCATCCAGTCTATTGTCAGTGAAGGTATGCGCGAAACAACTATGGGTGTAAATGCCATGGGACTTCGTTTTGGTATTGAATCAGCCTCAAAAGATATTGTAGCCGTATTGAAGAAGATTGCTACTCCTATCAAGAGTGACGACGAGATCAAACAAGTTGCTACGGTTTCTTCTGAATCTGCCGAACTAGGGGCCATCATTGCAGGTACAATCAAAAAAGTAGGCAAAGACGGAGTTGTTACTGTAGAAGAATCTCAGTCTACTGATTTGGAATCAGAGATTGTTGAAGGTATAGAATTTGATAAAGGTTACATATCTTCTTACATGATTACAAATTCTGAGAGAATGGAAGCTGAATTCAATGATCCTGCTATTTTGATTACAGATAAGAAAATCTCTACTATCAAAGAGATACTTCCAATGCTTGAACAGTTGGCAAAAAGTGGTAAAAAAGATTTGGTCATAATCGCCGATGATGTAGATGGGGAAGCTCTGGCTACTTTTGTGGTCAATAAACTCCGTGGAACATTCAATGTCCTAGCTATCAAAGCTCCTGGTTATGGTGATAAAAAGAAAGAAATTTTGGAAGATATCGCTGTCACAGTCGGCGCCACGGTTGTTACGGAGGATACTGGCATGAAATTTGAAAACGCCAGCCTTTCTGTCTTAGGTAAAGCTCGCAAGGTTATTTCCAAGAAGGACAGTACGGTCATTGTTGGTGGTAAAGGTAAGAAAAGTGATATTGAAGCTAGGATTGGTCAACTCAAAAAACAAAGAGAACAGATTGATTCCAAATATGAAGCAGAAAAAATGGATACTAGAATTGCAAAACTTTCTGGTGGTGTCGCTGTTATTCGTGTAGGTGCAGCTACAGAAACAGAGATGAAATATTTGAAACTTAAAATAGAAGATGCGGTGAATGCAACCAAGGCCGCTATTGAAGAAGGTATTGTCGCTGGAGGAGGTACAGCACTCATCAGAGCTGCTCATGAAGTTGAAAAGTCATTGGCGACAAAGAAGAATCTAACCAAAGAACAAGAACTCGGTTACAGAATAGTCATCAAGGCCCTTTCGGCTCCAACCAGACAGATCGCTATCAATGCCGGTAAAGAAGATGGTTCGGTCATTGTTGATAAAATCAGGAATGGTAAGGGTAATATCGGCTATGATGCTCTAAAAGATGAAATGGTCCCAGATATGATAACGGCTGGTATTGTAGATCCTGTCAAAGTCACCAGACTAGGTGTGGAGAATGCTTGTTCGGCAGCTGCTATACTATTGACCACCGAAGCAGCTATTGCTGATGAGGTTGAAGAGAAGAAGGAGGAGGGGGGAGGAGGGTATTAGATTGCGTGTCATTTGCGCGTGCGTCATTCCCGCGAAGGCGGGAATCCAGGATTATTACGAGATAAAAGTCTGTTATAATTTATTTGAAAACGAATTTTGTGGTAACATCCTGGATTTACCGGTCCATACGACATGATTTTACTAAATCACCTTCGCGGGAATGACAACAGAAGTTAATGAAAAATTTTCTTATAACAATCATCGTCTTAGTAATCCTAGCTTCTATCGGATTCGTCGGTTTTTCTGCGTACGATTACATTCAAGAAAAGAATTCTTTGAAGTTTGATCTGATCCCTTCACAAAATAGTAATTCGACTTCAACAGATTCTGGTCAGTCGGCTGACGGTAGAAATACGGCTAGTTCAAGCCTTGAATTTGCCACTTCAACGTCAGATACGACTTCTTGGAAGATGTATGAAAATGTTGAACTTGGTTTTGGTATTAAATATCCACGTAATTTGGTAATGAATAATAGCGATTCATCTTTTATTTTGGCATTTCCAAAAAAGAATTATTTCCACTGGCCTTTGGAAGATGATGTGAAGATTACTATTACTGCCAGTTCTACTTGTCTTGGTCCAGTCATATTGGTTGACTATGGCAATATGTCTACTTCAACATTGACGATAAATTTTTCGGAGGATCTGCAAAAGGGGAATTCTACGGATTTGTTGCAATCTAAAACTTTCGCAAAGACCGAAATAAATGATGTCGCTGTTGGTAATATTTATAAAAAAATCTCGTACGATATTCACGGTAACGGTATTTGTTACAGTCTCTTACTAGAATCTCATGGTGCCAACGGTGCTGGCTTATATGTTGATGATCCAGTTCTTGTGAAGAAATACGATGAACAGCACTTGGTGGATGCCAATAATATGATGAATATTGTCTATGGTATTTTAGGTAGCCTTCAGTTGAGAAATATACCGTAGGTATGCTATCCTATAGAGATAACTATGCTTTATAAAAGCGTATTTACTATTAATTAACTAATAATTTAATCTAATGAAGAAATCATCTTTAGTAACCCTTGTTGTGCTCATAGTTGTTATCGTTGGAATAATCTGGTTTGGACGAAGTTCTTCCACTCCTAGTACATCAGATACATCCACCAATCCAGCTGGTGAAGTATCAGGTAATAACGTTGTTGTACCTGTTACCGAGACAACCAAAGTATCAGCCAAGACTTCAAAGTATGAAAATGCAGAGCTAGGTTTTGCAGTCAATTACCCAACAGCATGGGAAGCTAGTGATACCAATACAGGTGTAACTTTCATTATGCCTATTGATTCAACTCAAGTTTCAACAGTTAACAGACTCCAAGCTGATATCAGTATAGTATCTGCAAAATGTGCTTTTCCTCCAGTTACTACTATCAAGGATCGTGGAACTATAAAGGTAGCTGGCATCACAGTTAATATGATTTCTATGTCCAATACGGTTCAAGGTCGCTCATACTTCAATAGAATGTATTCTCTACAACAAGGTAGCATTTGTTATTCATTCTCATTTGCTTCAGTTGCCCTCTCTCCAGAAAGTAAGGGTTTGACAGGTTCAAATATTACTCAAGCTCAAAACAATAACAAAGCTATAACAGCTACTGCTGATACCGAATTTACAAATATGGTCAAATCTTTCGTCTTCGTTCAAGGACCAGCTGGACAAGATGAGTCCAAGGTTGCTCCAGTTAAGAAATAATTAGTTATTAGTATTTAACCATTAGAAGTTCTAATGGTTAAAATATTAGTCATTAATAAATTAAAAATTATGAATAAAAATATTATTCTTATAATAGTTCTTGTTATAGTCTTAACCTTAGGACTCTATTGCTTGTCTACATACAATAGTCTTGTTACGTTGAATGTTTCTGCTGATACTCAATGGAAACAAATAGAGACTCAATACCAACGTCGTTTTGATCTCATACCTAACCTTGTAGAATCTGCAAAGGGTGTTATGAAGCAAGAACAAGCTGTATTTACAGCCATCGCTGATGCTCGTACCAGATATTCTGGAGCTATTACAACAAATGACAAAGTCGTTGCCGCTAGTCAGGTTGAAAGTGCTCTCGGAAGATTGTTAGTCATTACCGAAAATTATCCACAACTCAAATCTTCAGA
The window above is part of the Candidatus Paceibacterota bacterium genome. Proteins encoded here:
- a CDS encoding co-chaperone GroES; the protein is MKDISKKIKPLQDRILIKEDGESKEKRTSSGIIIPVTVNEDKGSKRGEVVAVGSGRYEDGKLIPIGVKEGDKVLFQWGDKVKIGEEEYYIVKESEVLAIIK
- the secG gene encoding preprotein translocase subunit SecG — encoded protein: MKSLLPYFQIILSVVLVVVILLQKTGNQVGGAFGGSDNFSSAFHTRRGFEKVLFTTTIIIAILFAVSALISLI
- a CDS encoding ABC transporter substrate-binding protein — protein: MNPSSPTEFRLKNGSKILNYIKNFSATEKTIFGVLIIIAGFSALMLAGMVNNSFMTEIPKHGGELREGVIGLPHVINPVLVVTDVDRDISTLIYSGLMKYNNGDLVTDLAESYKISEDGLTYSFKLRPGTYFHDGTPLTTNDIVFTIQKIQNIALKSPRRGDWKDVVVTAISPNEIKFTLKQPYSPFITNTTIGILPKHIWNNLNDDQFGLSEYNIEPIGSGPYKLKSLIRDAGGIPSQYKLVVSKQYYAKKPYLDAITFNFFSDIEKAIFALENETIDSLSSISPDQAKKISTDYEDTYSVLSTPLSRIFGVFFNQSNNPVLADKNVRQALDISVDRSLIIKSIFNDYGIAIQGPLPSGMIASKSANSPASFDKPDLAKAKSILEKAGWSKNPTTGIYEKKGAKNTIQTLSFDIYTADTPDLKKAAEMVKDYWNALGAKVGIKVFEPSDLYQNIIRPRKYDALLFGQLIGKDHDVYAFWHSSQRNSPGLNVSMYVNNKVDALLENIRSTNDDEARKNKYKELDQLIRADIPAVFLYSPNFTYAIPKNLRAVNSGKIDLNNVTIPSDRLNSITNWYLVTEKVWKIFANK
- a CDS encoding LemA family protein; translation: MNKNIILIIVLVIVLTLGLYCLSTYNSLVTLNVSADTQWKQIETQYQRRFDLIPNLVESAKGVMKQEQAVFTAIADARTRYSGAITTNDKVVAASQVESALGRLLVITENYPQLKSSEVVQSLMVDLEGSENRVSVERTRFNESVKTYNLKVMRFPSSIIAGIFGFGAREYFNATAGAENAPKVSF
- the groL gene encoding chaperonin GroEL (60 kDa chaperone family; promotes refolding of misfolded polypeptides especially under stressful conditions; forms two stacked rings of heptamers to form a barrel-shaped 14mer; ends can be capped by GroES; misfolded proteins enter the barrel where they are refolded when GroES binds), with translation MSKKILYNESARKALKNGVDAVANVVKITIGPRGRNVVLDRGYGSPTITNDGVSIAKDIVLKDKFENMGAEIVKEVASKTNDIAGDGTTTATILIQSIVSEGMRETTMGVNAMGLRFGIESASKDIVAVLKKIATPIKSDDEIKQVATVSSESAELGAIIAGTIKKVGKDGVVTVEESQSTDLESEIVEGIEFDKGYISSYMITNSERMEAEFNDPAILITDKKISTIKEILPMLEQLAKSGKKDLVIIADDVDGEALATFVVNKLRGTFNVLAIKAPGYGDKKKEILEDIAVTVGATVVTEDTGMKFENASLSVLGKARKVISKKDSTVIVGGKGKKSDIEARIGQLKKQREQIDSKYEAEKMDTRIAKLSGGVAVIRVGAATETEMKYLKLKIEDAVNATKAAIEEGIVAGGGTALIRAAHEVEKSLATKKNLTKEQELGYRIVIKALSAPTRQIAINAGKEDGSVIVDKIRNGKGNIGYDALKDEMVPDMITAGIVDPVKVTRLGVENACSAAAILLTTEAAIADEVEEKKEEGGGGY